From Microcystis aeruginosa NIES-2549, a single genomic window includes:
- a CDS encoding CPBP family intramembrane glutamic endopeptidase yields the protein MKLLSSSQITTSVVISFLYILPVVLILTKVISFSDRFLVLTITGALIIGLAMLNEIAPADLGFNHQNLLPAIKDILPVTIISSVLMIVFYLNHGMRIDNTGIPWYFYVFYISLSSPLQEFLYRSYLFNRLAQIQLNQGSIIIITAILYSFAHSIYQDLLTVLLSLIIGLYWAYHYNRFKNFYSITLSHTILGIIAILTGSV from the coding sequence ATGAAACTCTTATCATCATCACAAATAACAACTTCTGTAGTGATCTCTTTTCTCTATATCCTACCTGTTGTTTTAATTCTAACAAAGGTTATTTCCTTTAGTGATCGCTTTTTAGTATTAACCATCACAGGAGCTTTGATTATCGGTCTAGCGATGCTCAACGAGATTGCTCCAGCAGATTTAGGCTTTAATCATCAAAATTTATTACCAGCGATTAAAGATATTTTACCCGTAACCATAATATCTTCCGTTTTAATGATTGTTTTTTATCTTAATCATGGAATGCGAATTGATAACACTGGTATTCCTTGGTATTTCTATGTATTTTACATTTCACTTTCATCTCCACTACAAGAATTTTTATACCGTTCCTACCTTTTTAATCGACTTGCTCAAATTCAACTTAATCAAGGTTCTATCATTATCATCACTGCTATTCTTTATAGTTTTGCTCATAGCATTTATCAAGACCTGCTAACAGTTTTATTAAGTTTAATTATCGGTTTATATTGGGCATATCACTATAATCGCTTTAAGAATTTTTATAGTATTACTCTTAGCCATACAATTCTTGGTATTATCGCAATTCTTACAGGCAGTGTATAA